DNA from Serinus canaria isolate serCan28SL12 chromosome 13, serCan2020, whole genome shotgun sequence:
AGTTTCTTGTTTTGGAAAGTGGTTAATGCGGGAGCAAAAGATGCAGTGGTTAAAAATGACCCAACATCCCCAGAAGAAATGATATGAATAACAAGGACATTTTGGTATAAAGTTAGTAGTCAAATTCTCCAAGGACgtcttttggttttgcttttgaatttaAGAGCCAAATGTAGTTTTTAAACCACCTCCTTGATCTAACACTTGGAATTGCCGCCGTTGTCCAAATTCgtggaatttttgtttttcctgtaacGTCACTTGGTTCTTGGCTACTAACCTTTCATGTTACTCTTGGATTTGTCAGTTTGCTTGCCTGTGGGGGTTTGggcctgctgcccctgcccactggaagaggctgcctgctgtgctgctttctgctttaaCATTGTCCAGTCGAATGTGTAGTCATACTGGTGGTTCAAGGTCCTGCAAGAGAGGGAAATGCTCTGCTGTAACACATCTGAGCAAACACCAAGCCCTGCCTGAAATCCCACAACTAGGGGATAGCTCCTTCTCTAAGCTGCTTTAGAGATTATGAATGGTATAGAAATGCTAAGTATTACTAACTTAAAGGGATTCTTGCAGCAAGCCCAAATGCCAGCCAGCAGCATTTACTCATTGCTTACACAAAGGTCTGCACTTGTGGAAGCAGCActtcctcccagcccagctcactcACCGTCTGCACTGAGcttctgagcttttttttttttttaaatatagatataaTTTCAAGGAAAGACTGCAGTATTGTACATCATTGAATAGGAATTCTTTGGATTCCAGAAACCCGGGGGGAGACTCGAGAGATCAGTACCAGCCCTTCTTTTGACAGATGCTGTTCACAGCACAAGGTGGAGTTTATGTTCCAGTTGCTCTAACGAGCTCAATGAAGCAGCACTATTCTCCTCCACTGACATCTCTCTCCTGGGAACCACTGCTGGGCCCAGCACCAatttcaaaacataaaaagcTTCAAAGACTTCTACCAAGGGGTCAGTTTCTTGATGGTAGTTGCAACAGAACCTGAAGCATGGGCTCAACCCTGTGGTCACATCACATAATGCAAAAACAAGAGAATCTTTTCCCTTTATGTTTAACATTGAACAGTAATTTTCAGGTCCTTTAAACAGCTTTTGAAGCCCTGAAATGAAAGGGAGCCCCAGAACTCCCTacaccacacacacaggagctgctctctgcagtaccagtcccacagagcagtTCCCAACTGGATCCCTGAGAAGTTTCTGTACTTTTCCACTTGGAGACTGACCTGAAAAGAATACGGAATAATTGCCTCAGGTACATGTAATCTGGTGCCTCTTCAAAGCGCAGGCCACGACAGTAGTTCAGGTACATGGCAAATTCTGCAGGGAACCCCTGTAAATCAACAGTGTTAATCAAGCCATGGCTCGTAGCAAAAACCTCCTACCAAAGGCAAAAAGATGTACATCTGTCTCtaacagcagaggaaaactgGTTGAAGATGCATGAATTAATTCCACTTTGCCCTTAGTTGTTAATGTGTTCTGTAGTTCAGCATGTGGACTTGCTCAGGTACACATTCCTGCCCCACAACTGTTACCTCATGGGTGGTTTGCAATCCTAAGCTCTCTGCTACCAGAACCTTCAACATTTAACTTATTTATAAAGCACACTGTTCATCCTAATTAAACCTTGTTCTTATCAACTCTCTAAAAGAATGATAATTATCTGGTGAGAGATTCACTCTTGTTTCCTTGATAATCTGCTTGAACATAGTAGAGACAAGGTCAGTTAACAAGCATTAAGTGTGAAAACTTAAATTATGAAAACCTCTGTCAAAGAATTTctgctttacatttttaaacatttaatgtTGTATTAAAGCCTGCCTGTAATAGGCAATAGCACACAGAACGGTGCTGTAAAAAATCACAGGGTGTAACATCCCTGGAAGTTCAAGGCCACactggatggagctctgaacaacctggactagtggagggtgtccctgtccccagcaggggGTTGGAACGGGGTTATTTGTAAGGTCCCTTCTTGGGAGATGCTGTCAGACTCTGGGGATAGAGATGTGCAGGACTAGAAAGTGCAAtccttggtgctgctgtctGAGAGGCACAAACCCTGCTGTGTTCTCAAGGATCTTGGTTAAGAAGCACTCAGATGCCATAGTGCAAGAGGAATCTAAAGACTCAAAGGAAAACCTTGGAAAAACAAAGATCACTTGCACCCAATTCCACTACAGCCACTCCTTGAGTAAGGGCAGACAATATGAACCCTCCTGGAGAGGCACAAAGTGGATGTGGGCGAGCCAGACAGCTCCACCTTGGTTACTTATTTACTTCTGATGTCAAACCTGCACTGTAACTGAACAAGCCTCACCTAAGAGAGCTGGGAGCTTGCACAGCCAACAGTCAGCAAAACCTGAATGATGGTGGCATGAACTttgccaaggagcagcagcaaatgctgCCCTGAACACACATTCCCAGTGTCGCTGGGTGGCCAAACACAAGGCACCCAGTGCCTGCCAAAGTAGTATTATTCAGCAGCAAATGCCATGTGAGGCTATTTAATATGTTGGCTCAagtttaggggaaaaaaacaacaaacaacaaaccaaacaaaaaaagaattttcatttcacagtATGACATCATTTGGAAACACTTACCTTACACAAAACCTCAACAGGAGTggacattttcttttcactaaTCTTTTCATACTTTTGCTTCTTTGTTGCAGCCTGTGGAACATGTAGGTCACAATATAAGAGATATTGTGCAACACTGGATTAACAaggacagcagcaaaaaaaaaaaaaaaatgacaaaaatccTTTGGTCAACCATAAGTATTTTATGTGAAATCTCCAAGTCCCACACACTTATTGCAAAGAGAATGAAGGTCAATCTGGTATTAAGATTTGGCCACAGTTTAATACCATTTGTCGCAGTCTAATGCTTCCATCACATGGCACAGCTCGTGTAGTTctagctgctgcttttgtccaTTAACCACACCAGACTTGCAGCTACATTTGCCAAAGTTGTATTAATTCCCACTCAGTGCCCCATTCAGGGCTGCCTGGTGCTTCAGCAGCCTTTACATTCATTTGCAGCTGAGGAGTTCCAGTGGCCCACAAGCCGCTGCCTTTTTAGAAACTGTGCAGCTGCAACACCATTGGAATTACACAACTCTCACAcgaagaaagaaaaacaattaaaacatgaaaaccAATCACTGGAGTAGAAATAAGTGAAATAAGAAATGTCTGCCACGTTTGTAGCTGGCTCCCATACATGGAAATCCTGAACAAGCCTGCTGCAGTTAATAATTATTCAGCTGTGCCATAACCTGGACTGAAGACACCACTGAGGCTGAACTTGCCAGGCAAGAGATTATTTCCATGCTCTCTCCAGCAATTCAAAAAGCCACTaacaatgttattttttatttcccaaggGGGCCTCAGCCTGCAACAGGACAATAACTGGCAAAGATGATGTCAGCTATTGTTTAGCATAAATTTTAAGACAGTCCAACAATGCACATTTTGCCTGCTGCATAAGAGGCAGAATCCACAGTCTATAAATATCAAGCtttgggaaaagctgctttgtACAACTGAGGCTAAACATTATATAAACCCACCTGGCAGGCAGAAGCATGCTAcccaaacatgaaaaaaaatattaaaagggtgggggagggaaaaaaaaagcatcataACCTACCTTTAATCCTTGCCAAGGCAGACTGGTTCTGTTAAAGTACATCAATACATAGCCTAGAGACTCCATGTCATCCCGACgactgcaggaggaaaaacacaagGAATTACAAATTCTGCCATTTCTTACTTTATTCCACAGTGctagcatttaaaattttaaattaaaaaataattcaggaatAAACCCTAAGATAGGAAGAGATCCTATTAATTTCTTAAGCAAGGAATATTCTGTAGGTATTGTGTGTTCTAAGCTGCCACCTGCAGTCACACTGATTTGggtaacaaaaattaaaaattttggaaaatgggaaaaaaaaaaccaaacaaaaaaataaccaaaaaaccaaaaaaccaccaaccaTGAAATGTCTTTCCTGCCTTCTTAAGTAGCTTGGGTAGAAACTGAAGATTTTCCTGTAGGAACCATGGAATGCATTGTAGGAGAGAATGAGGTTAATGAGGTCAATAAGGCTGTAACATCTTGTCAGTCACATTTCTCCCTGAACCTTGGCTCAGTCTGGGATCAATCCTGACCACCTGGTCCCTAAGGGGCACTGCTCCTTTCTTCTTTGCCTTCTGTCAAAAccccctgagctgcctctgaTTTTAAAAGGCAGCAATATTTATGGAGCTGCATGAATCAATCTGAGAGGTGCCTCTGCCTTCTTCCCACCAAAGTCTGTTCCAAGACAGCTGCAGAACTCCAAAGTGATATAGCTGAGAACTTGCACAAACTCTCATGCAAAAGGCTTCAAATGCTTTCTGCCCTGCACATGTTCCTCATCCCCACTCTGGCCACATGAACATGACTGCACTTTGCTCACAGCCGTCCTGAGCACCAAGAGCAGCACAGTTCACTGGAGTGGAAAACACactccaggattttttttcctcttggcaaagctgcctcttcccagctgtGGTAAAATCGCAtttttcctctggctgcccctctgcagctgaCATCTATTTAGTATGaggcagaaaaataacttctttttctcctccctgctcccttaCGGGGACAGCCTggtgggttttgctgctgctctcttaCCCAGAGAAGGATTTAAAGGGTGGCAGGACAGACTCTACTCCTCCCACCCCAACAAGGATCAAAAGGCTGACAGTGGCATTGCAAACAGGATTACACACAAAGGTGAGGCAAAAACAGCTCCCCAGAAGTGGGAACAGGCTCTAACCTGATCTACCTGCAGATCTTGGtaggagaagaaagaagctgGTGATGTTTTGTGTTCTAGCCCAGCCAATAGAACCAGAACAGCCCCCTCACTCACGGGCCAGCTCTGTGACCCTTTGGGAACAAAGGCAAAGCTATCCCAGGGGAAAATCAGCTTGGCTCCAGAAAGCTTTGAGCACAAGGCCAGAAAAGCTCTGCCGTGCCCAGGGAAGAGGGGATTGGTTCCCTCCCCTCAGATCATCTCAGCTGCAACACGAAACCACAGACAAAGGGCTGAAAAATGATACTGAGCCCACAAATTCCAGCCTGCAAAACTTGCTAATTCCATTAGAACTGCAGATTTTAATCACCAGCAGCATTCAGTGAACCTGTACAGGGCCATGACATGGAATTATGTTTTCTGAGAAGGCAGTGGTAAATTCAGAAGCAATAAAGGGATTAAGAGTATCCATCCCCCAACCAGCTcattgttttaatatttaatgcaaTGATCTTGTAGTAGGAAACATTTAGTTCTGTAAATCAGCAATGGGCACATTATTACAATATATtgataaaaatagttttcaggATTTGGAAAACAGGACAATCCTCtccattattaaaataaataccacTGCAAACAgctccctgagcacagctgtcATTACCTGTAAGAAAACATGTTCTGTAACAGTTAAAAGTACAGGACTAGAGGTTGAAATATTCTGCCATAAGCTCCAGAACTGGTTTCTCCTGATTACAGGAATGCATTACTTCTTTGCCTACTGCTGCCTTGACCTAGACAGTTTAGCAGCTTTTAGCAAGCACCAACCTACATTTCTAATTATAACACAATTCCCATTACCAGCAGATATGGTGAAAAATTCAACTAAACTCAATTTTTGGTGCCCAACTAAATTCAAAAGCATCATCCTTTGCAGATCCCTCTTTCACTCTCAGGTGCAAGCACAGATATTCCCTTACCAGAACTGCTTGGGATCTGtgaaatgcatttatttcagaagtgaCACCTGTCATTATCTCCCTGAGCCACATGCCAAGCTGGCTTAAATAATGGCACTGACAGACAATAAAATACCCTGAAGGAACCTTAaggaaattaaagtaaaaaagaaaacatggagCATTTAAAAGCACCATTTGTGGGTTCCATGTTCTGTTGAAGCTGACCACGAGAAATTCTGTCATTCTCATCTTGGTTAACACAAAGGTCAGAGGCACAGACATTCCTGGAAGCTTTAACTATCCAAGAGAGGTAAAGCCACACTCTTCAGCTATCCAATACAACTTTTAGGCTGTAAGGAGGAGAGGCATCCCTTGATATCCCAGAAATACCTAACACTTCTAAACAACCTGAAGTGCTCTCTCCACTAGAAAATGCCAGGATTCTGCAGGAACAAAATGCCTTTGGTCCAGaagataaaaatgtgtttgttgaTTAAGCAAAGCTCTGATAAATATATCCACACACATGTGTACATACCTACAGACATAAAACTAAAATACAGTGTGACTGAAGGTATTTAAGTCTTGCTTGCaggcaaaaggagaaataatGGTTTACTAAGTTGAAGAGTGGGAAAACAGGCCAGACACCAGCTTTAGAACACCCTTTCTGCTTACAGAAAGGCCTCTCAAGCCAGTCAGCAGTCCTGCCAACAGGTACCAACACATCAGCAAAGTGCACCATTTTATGTGTGAAGGGCCTCTGACACGCCCACATCAAAGTATGGCTTAGCctttaaaaagccaaaataatatGCAGAACATCCAGCTGATGTCTGCAAGACACACAGTCTCTTCAAGAAGCAAATGAGGTGCTTggattttccccctctccttccACAGGCAGACAAAAGGAAGAACACTTGCAAAGAGATGGAAACACTTTTCATACAAAATGAGCTCAGACTCTTCAGAAGCTTCCAAAGACCACCCTGCACCCTCCAGAAGGTTGCACTCACCTCTGCTCAATGCCAAGGTGTGCATTGATGCTGGCATATCGAGCTGTGCCAGTGagatttttgtcttctctgtaTGGTATGTGTTGCCTTGTCCTGTTGTCCCGGTACTTTTTGGCCAAACCAAAGTCAATAAGGAATAACTtcaagagaaatgaaaataggTTAGATTCCTacccaaaaacccaaattcCCAACTTCTTTCACTAGGCATTAGCTATGTTTTAAGACACCCAGACAATGTAACAGCCTACAGTTAAAAGAAGCAAAGTAACAGTGCGGAGGCGCAACCAGCTTTAACTAGTCAGTTAAAAACTCAATGGTGAATTAGTTCAAGCCTTTTCTCAATCCCCTGCAATGGATTAGatggtgctgctcagcctctggAGCTTAGTTCTACCACTATTTTCTATCACTACTGTAGTCTGCTGACTGCAGTGCACTCCTGAGGGAGGAAGATGTGTGAAAGCACATCCCAGACCCCACTGgcaccagagcagggcacacacATGGAGCTAAGGGCAGCTTCATGCACAGGGCACATCCTGCAACCTCCTGTCCTAAAGAACAGTGTCCATTCTGCAGAGCACAAGGCCAAAACCTTCCTCAGCAAACAAGACAGCTTGTTCTTGGCTCATTTTAAGGCTCCCAGCAcactgccactgcagcaggacaaACTTGCTGGTTTTAACACAACCAGGAAGCTGGAGCCAAGGAATGGATCCAATTTGGGTTTCTAATAACCAAGCTTACCCAATGATTTGGTATTTAGCAACCTGAGTGTGTGGTAATTAGTGTGTGGTAAtcagtgctgccagccagcccaCCTACAAAGGGTCATCCAGGCTGTACTTTCTTGGGCAAGATTTCAGGACTAGGCAAAAAAAACTGAGGCAGAAAGAAGTACCTAAAGAACCTTTCAAATTCTAGCACTCAGACTTCAAGCTGCAAATCCTGATTCCAACACTGGATTAATGCTACAGGATCAAGAACTGCAATCCCTACAGACTGATCAGTGCTCAAAAGTAACTTGGGTGGGGGCAGAACGTGGCAGAAAGAAGACATTTAAAGTTTGATAAAGTCTCAGTAAAAACCAACTCAGTATCACCTTAAAGCTGACTCCAGAACTGAAGATAAACCTTTAAAAGCAAGCTGGAGACTAAAATACATCCAAGGCTGAAATGGGGGGGGAGGGTGTCACTGGCACACTGGAAGTGCTGTGAACTAGGAAGTTCAACTCTGTTTGAAGTATCCAAGATACTGAAAGTTTCTGAATTGCAGAGTAGCTATGGCTCAGAATTCTGATTCAAGAAGATTTACCAACTACAGTAGCctagacaggaaaaaaaaccaaagctaAAATCCTCTTAATCTACTGGTGTCAGGGCAGAAAACCTGGGGTTGAAGTCTTACCATGATTTACATGCAAACACAAAGCACTGCAGTGCTACATTTGCTGTTCAGTTGAAAGTCATCCTGAAAGCCCAGAATGCTTGGAGCAAGGGACATGAACCCAAGTTTTTAAATCAACATCACTGCTCAGACAGCTCAGCAAGGTGTGGGTCTTGGCTGTGCTGCACCTACTACAGGCAGCTACTCAGTGAGCATGGATATGTTCCCTAGCTACCAGGAAATCACCTGATATGCCAGGAAATATTTGATATTGAATCCCAAAGCAGACAGTCTAAGGCTCTATGTGATTGCTCTGCTGTGACTTTCCTAGAAGCAAAGCCTGAGCTCAAATGCAATCCCTCATTTTCTGATTTGGCCCACAACACAGACCTGTAAGTGGCTATTATTTTagagcagcagcttccctggggaaGTTTGCTCTGTTCCCTAGCTCAGGATCAGTCTGTGTTTCCCTGTGGATGGGCTGAAGGCAAAGGAGTGAGCCCCTCCTGGAGAGAATTAAGCTGGGAGACACAGCCCAGTTTGGATGAGCACAGAACGTCCCAGTGCCAGTTCCCAGATAACCTCACACCACCTTCATTCTGTTTGTTGCACTATCAGCAGGAAACTGGAGAAGTAGGGCACGATTTTTGCCAAGAGCAACTAGAGAAGTAGATCAAAGTCTGTGCCTCTGATAAGAAAGTTTCAGAAGCAGACAACAGAAGCCTGTCAGCTTGTGTACAGCAGGAATCCGCCTGGGATTTAATCCATGGAGACTACTCTGGAAAGCTGTGGACCAATGGCCAAGCTCCTGAGCAGTGATTCATATTCAGCAAT
Protein-coding regions in this window:
- the CSNK1A1 gene encoding casein kinase I isoform X1, with protein sequence MASSSGSKAEFIVGGKYKLVRKIGSGSFGDIYLAINITNGEEVAVKLESQKARHPQLLYESKLYKILQGGVGIPHIRWYGQEKDYNVLVMDLLGPSLEDLFNFCSRRFTMKTVLMLADQMISRIEYVHTKNFIHRDIKPDNFLMGIGRHCNKCLESPVGKRKRSMTVSTSQDPSFSGLNQLFLIDFGLAKKYRDNRTRQHIPYREDKNLTGTARYASINAHLGIEQSRRDDMESLGYVLMYFNRTSLPWQGLKAATKKQKYEKISEKKMSTPVEVLCKGFPAEFAMYLNYCRGLRFEEAPDYMYLRQLFRILFRTLNHQYDYTFDWTMLKQKAAQQAASSSGQGQQAQTPTGKQTDKSKSNMKGF
- the CSNK1A1 gene encoding casein kinase I isoform X2, with the protein product MASSSGSKAEFIVGGKYKLVRKIGSGSFGDIYLAINITNGEEVAVKLESQKARHPQLLYESKLYKILQGGVGIPHIRWYGQEKDYNVLVMDLLGPSLEDLFNFCSRRFTMKTVLMLADQMISRIEYVHTKNFIHRDIKPDNFLMGIGRHCNKCLESPVGKRKRSMTVSTSQDPSFSGLNQLFLIDFGLAKKYRDNRTRQHIPYREDKNLTGTARYASINAHLGIEQSRRDDMESLGYVLMYFNRTSLPWQGLKAATKKQKYEKISEKKMSTPVEVLCKGFPAEFAMYLNYCRGLRFEEAPDYMYLRQLFRILFRTLNHQYDYTFDWTMLKQKAAQQAASSSGQGQQAQTPTGKQTDKSKSNMKG
- the CSNK1A1 gene encoding casein kinase I isoform X4 → MASSSGSKAEFIVGGKYKLVRKIGSGSFGDIYLAINITNGEEVAVKLESQKARHPQLLYESKLYKILQGGVGIPHIRWYGQEKDYNVLVMDLLGPSLEDLFNFCSRRFTMKTVLMLADQMISRIEYVHTKNFIHRDIKPDNFLMGIGRHCNKLFLIDFGLAKKYRDNRTRQHIPYREDKNLTGTARYASINAHLGIEQSRRDDMESLGYVLMYFNRTSLPWQGLKAATKKQKYEKISEKKMSTPVEVLCKGFPAEFAMYLNYCRGLRFEEAPDYMYLRQLFRILFRTLNHQYDYTFDWTMLKQKAAQQAASSSGQGQQAQTPTGKQTDKSKSNMKGF